The DNA region cagaactttgttttttttttctcccctcccattaatcatctcaccagccctcacatttatctgctgaccctttggaggggccccacccctaggctgggaaccactggactaaactaagGTTGTTTGCTGGCATTAAAACACTGTATTTCAGTATGATGAGACTATGATTGTGGACCTTGTCAGTCAACTGTCGCTACCTTGTGCCTGGTGTCTTTTTATGTATTaatgtttttgtggaaaaagattttatattctcatattttgctgtgtgtttgggtTTAATGAATTAACACCATTATATATTTCCTATAAATCAATCCATCAGTGCTGTTTTATTGCTTatgtactttaactgtaatactttaacgacatcaagctcataatactcatgtacttttactgtaatactttaactacatcaagatGATAATACTAATTTTACctaagtaggatttttcatgtttgtcatttttcattcacttgtaatggagtatttttacattgctgtattcaTACCTTTACTTAAGTTTaagatctgaatacttcttcaaCAACAATTTTTTCATTGGTTTATATGTTTACCTAATTTGCATTTCTGTGAGATAAGCTGGCCTATATCTGATGGTGGTATGAGGCATAAATGATCACCTCTAAATCTACTCATTtgttctaaaaaaaacattgacagACAAACATGAGCCCCGAGTAAAAGGCACAATTCTTTCACAAAGTGTAAGAAGGACTGGTGCTCATCTTTGTATGATCTGACTGAATTACTAAGCAGGGGGTCTATGAGCGTGTGTCTCATGCATCTAATGTTGCTGGTTTAGAAAACACCAGCTTTGCTCATTCCAGTGGGAAAACATTCACACTCCTCTGCTTGGCAGCTTTAAGGTGGTCGTTCAAGTGCTCAAAATAATAATGCTTGTCCAATCCTGTCCTTTTTCACTCCAACACTCGCTCTCTGGCAAGTGCTGCTGCAACAACGCAATCAGCGCTTGTGTCTACATTCCCAACAGACTATTAAATGTCAGGCTGACAGCGTCCCTACTGTGCAGTGAGGTGGCCCATGCAGGAGCTTCCACACATACTGCAAAACAATCTAAAGTTGACTAGATTTTCACCATCCACTGTTTGTGCTGTCAGTGTCAACCAAGTGAAAAGAACACCCCTGTGTTCCTACCCTCAACTGCTGTGTTTTCTGGAGCCACCTCTGCTCTGGGTCTGAACTGTCCTCTTGACTCTCTGCAGTGGTCGCCTCCTTACGAGTTTCATGCACCTTTAGACAGTACAAGACAAAGAAACATGTGTATACAGAggaattttgaaatatttacagTTTTCCTGTCTTTACATCTTTACTAAAGCTCACtgaaacccacacacacctAAACCTACTCTGGTGTATCAATACTGAATCCATTACTATCAATGTCTGTCTTCTTCAACCATGTCGTATTACATCAATTTACTGTTTCACTTGTTCCTAATGCACCCGTTGGTGGCATGGAACTATGTTCTGGTAATGCTGTAATGAAAATCATTTAGTTAACTTCAGGACTCCCCGCAGCATCAGAGGACCATCTGAGTGGATCGATGATATTGACGGGCTGAAGACTTGTTCACTGAATGCTACTAATTCTGCAGGCTTGAATAGGTGAAGGTCACAAGGAATGAGTGGATCCAGATCCATCAataagtgtgtttgtgattgCATCTAATAGGCTGAGAAGCTGCTGTTATAGCTGAGAGAACATTGTCACAGACCCAATGCTCTTTCTATGTTAAGTTCAAGCTATTTTGATCTTGATAATTAACTGAATCAGCTCCTACATAAACTCACAAACCCATTATGGGAATCTTTTTTTAAGCGACAGAGGCTTTTAGACATTTAGGTGCTGTTACAGATGAGCAATGAACACAGCGCTGCCGGAGCAGTTGTTTGAAGATCAGGAGCAGGTGTGAATGACTACTGTATTGCTGGCAGTGTacagaatcacacacacacacacacatacacacaaatactttGCACCTCTCACCTTTACCCATTCCCCCTGCCGTAGCCTTTTGTCACCCATTTTAAAAATCCCAATCAGTTGGAGCAAATGATCAAGCTTGTATTGCATTTTGAGCATGGTAAGCTGTGTAATATCTTTTCTCCTAAATTGGGAGGTACCGTAATTGCTTCTCTGCGAGACGATGTCACAACAAAGTCGAGCAATTGCAGCTTGCTGTATTACCTCCTGTACCCGGGAAACATCTGCTTTTCGCAATGAAGACTTCAAAGGAGGCTGTGGATCTTGAATTGCATTTAGCTGCTATTGTGGCTGGCCCAGGTAATCTTGATTAGGTGTTTAGACTGAGGCAGGGTATACAGTGGCAGAGAGCTCCCCAGAGCTTTGGTCTAAAGCTATTAAAAGATTGTACATTATGTTCCCCTGGCTTTGAAGTGAGGGCCTGCAAGAGGAGAAGGGACTCTGAGGGCTGAGTGCAATAGCAGAAGATTGATCTGCTACTTCTGTCTTTATCAAAGGAGGCCCGAGCCCCGATGAAGCCAATCATTGCTACCGCCACTCTGCCACTTGGCCGGGCTAAACATTTGCTGCATTAGGAAATTGTGTACATTTAATAACACGTCTAATTATAACAAGCTGCCCTTAGATGGCCGCTCTCTTCAAAAGACCAAATGGGGTCTTTTAAAACGAGCCCTGTAACAATTAGCCTTTCTGGATTCATACTGATTGGGGAAACTGATGCGATTTGTACTTGGAGAGTTGCTATCTTTTGCAAGGAGTGAGGATCAGGAAGGGTGAGAAGCAGCAGAGCAAGCTGATTGATAAAAGATGCGCAATCATTCTAATTATGAAACTTGCTTTTGGCTTTTAAAGATGTCTTTCTCTGTAACCTTCAATATTACATTTCGCAAAATCTAAAATGAAGAtagaagataaaacaaaaatctcATATGTCACTTCTTTGATGTTCAATATTTCATTAAGTGTTTGTGAAAATAGCCAACTCTGTTCCAAAACcaaagaacaaaagaacaaaagtaCAATCTGAGCAGGAGACATAATCAGAAGATGTTAATATGACTACAAACTGTGACTCTGTACACACAGTACAGTGTCGGTGCATTTAATTAACTCTATAATTATTCAATGATGCAAGTCAAACATTAGATCCTGTGCAGATGTCTTTTAAAGAGTTCTGGATCTTTAGTTTCTGAGAAAGCTGCTCATGTTCACATGTCAACAAATCAGGAATGTACTCTTCAGGTTCATACAAAATTCATTTGTTAATCTAGTGTGCAAGCATGTTGATCACAACtgacctgctctatatgaaaaGAGCCTTGcaataacttttgttgtgatttggctccatataaataaagattaaattgaACTGCTGCAAGGAACTGCAGTTAACAATTCACACTGAGCCTATTTCTAAAATATGGTTTAGGCTTGTATCTGAATGGCTTTGTTGATATGTTATAATGTTTCCATTAATCCTATGATGAGACAGGAAATAGACTACATGCAAATTGgtccctccttcttttatgCCCTATGTCCCCCATTAAGTAAGACTCGTCTTTGGGGAGACGGGCCAATGGAAAACTAAttcagagagaaaatgacaaaacacaagGGTCAGGAGAGGGAAAGGCTCTGGCTCTGTTTACTATTGCACAAAGCTAACGGCTCTTGACTATGTAAATGGTGATGATACGAGACATTGTAGAGGGCTGGGGCTCAGATGGGTGAACAAGGTTGGGGGTATTATAGCCAGCGAACAGTCTTGTGGCCCGACAAATGGGGAATGCGGGCCATCCCAACCAATTATGCCACTGTGCCAGGTGCAGGGATATCTAAGAGCCTATTGGTAACCATGCGTCTCTGATGTTCTTGTTGTACACATCAAGTCATAATAAGCACTGCATAGCCAGACATGGCTCTTTTCATATGGTGGAGGAGAAGGCAGATGAAAACAGCCATGCTCCTCTTGCCAAATTAATTTCCCAGACTGGGTCAGAGCAAGCATCATAGGATATTCTCTTGGTTTTTGTGCGAGATGACAATAAAAAGCATATAGATACAAATAAAACCAGTAAATGAGCATAAGCTTGGCTGAtgctgctgggggggggggggggggggggtaattttGGCCTCATGAGAAAAGCTGCATTCAAGCTACTGCACATTAATAGAATCTCTAAGATTAGACTGAGCCTTCAAAAGTAAATATACTGACACTTGGCTACTTTTCCTGTCACCTGAGTGCACGACCAATACAGATAtctaaaatataaacaaacatgaGTATCACATGTTGTGCATGTGCACTAAAAAGCCCTAGAACTGACACCCTAACACTGTTAGTGAATATATTAATCTCCAGGGTTTACTTGATTCAGTCATTGCAAAACATACCACAGCACTGCTGTCACTATTGTCACATACTAACACTACAAAAGCTAGATTTAGATACCTAAGTACGTAACACCACAAAGGTGCCAGTTGCTGTTCAGGCATAGAGTAAAACCTCTCAATACCTACAACCAGAATCTACAGtactttgtttatttaaaagaaaaaatgctttAACTATAAAATAAGAGAAGATCATTCATAGAGGTCAGTGGAAATAGTAATAGTCAGTAATAACTCTGTCCATCACCAAACAATGTAAGTAAGGTCACAGGATGTTACCAAACAATTTataataaacagtgacacagtttAGATTGGAATTCTAAAAAATTAGACCTTACAGTTTGCTCTAATATTCACACATGTCAAATCTACATAACCTAATCTGACATGTTTGTGGATCTTGCCATGTAACGCCAGTCCAAGAAAGTGTGTAACAATAGCTGTGAGGCCCATGAGTCATTATCAGTGCTAGTGCAGCTCCTGGTGTCAGTTTTTTGTAATTGCAGTCTGTTTTTGTTAAAAGAgagaacagacagagacagtttCAAACATCAAACTCATTCAGTGATATTCATCATAAGCAGATGCTACAGGCTGCTGTACATACCTTATTCAAATTCTGAGGCATCTCCTGCTTAACTGCGTGCACCCTCGCATAGGAGCCATATTTGGATGTGTGACGCCCCAGGGTGATTTTGTTGCGTTCCACTATGTCTTTGTTCAGTCTTTCTTGCTTTTTATTTGATAAAACCTTTGAACTCTTCAGCGTGGATGAGCTCGTTTGCTGTGTTTGAATGGATCCTCCTTGTGTGCGTCTCAGTTCATGGTGGTAGTCGCTCTGAAATTCTTGGATGTACACATCATTTATATCCTCTGAGTTCTCTGTCAGCTCAGGAGATCTGCTAATATCTACCCCAGCTTTGTCATAACTGTTCTGATGCTTCTCTTCAAATCCCCCCCTGTCATTTTTTGTAGAAATGTCGGTCGGCTTTGAAAGGTCAACTTCTGGTGATCTCAGCTGTACAGCATGCTTGTGACGGTGGGGAGACTGTACAAAGCTAATCTGACCGTCTTGTGGGTGTAGGCGGTACGGCTGGTCACACTCATTACCAGCCATGTGAGGGGTCGCCACAACAGCTGGATTCGTGTTGCAGATGTATCTGTATCCTCCTTTTatgaccacttcctgtttgtcttcacCTAACCGGCTTGATTTCTCTTTAGGGATTTGGTAATACTCATCGAAGGAGCTCTGCGGACTGTTGTTGAAGCAGTCAGCTCCTATCAGGTTGGTCCTCCAATTGGGGTCGTAGCGCAGGTCTGAATAAGCATCATCAGAAAGCAGCTGGCTGTGTGGTTAAAGACAGACAACAGCATCAATAAATTATAGCTTTATTGTTCAAATAAGAAACatagtacatttttaattatactATTATTCAAATTAGATTTAATTGTTAGTAGGCAAGGTTATCAATGATATTTCCATATCCAACGTTTGACAGACGCCTGAATCCCACACAGGCCTGTGCTGAGAGGTCAAAGGAACAAGAGGCATTACACCATTATTAGAATGATGATGTCCTCAAACAAAGACAGCAAGGCCTTATCAGAGACTCCTGAAATTGAAATAGATGAGGGAGATTATGAGCCTGTATTTACAGataattttcatattttcaccTCCAGGCTCACTAATGAGAGTGTATTTGAGAGCTACTAGCGGGGGAATGGTTCACAAACGGCAATTTTCAGCTTATGAAATGGCTTGAAAATTGCAGGCTAAAATGCTCTTTCTGATGGTGATGAAAAGatctcattaaaataaatagcaGAGAGCCTCTTTGTTGTGCTTACTGGGAGGACGAGGGGAGCCTAATTCTCCTGCCGTGATGTTGTGCGTcgagggggggtgggaggggttgcCTAGGTGTAGGGCCCTTCACTTCAATGAGGCCAAAAGGGTAAGGGATGTCTCTCTAATGACTCAGACTCAAACAAGTTAGAGAATGCATTATAGACAACATGCAGCTGGGTGTGATGCCTCCAACACTGGCAAAGCACCACAGTCTATTATTTTCCTGCCAGGAATACAGACACCAAAATACAAAAGCCAGTGAAATACTGTGACAAACACTAACtgggaaaatggaaaaaaaaaacaaccaaacaaacaaaaaacggACATACGGACTCTACTCAAATATCCTTTGGCAATATTTGGAGCGAGATGGCTGCAAAAAATAGTGCAGAGGGATGAATGGAGTTGTTTAAATAGGAATCTTTTGCTTGAATGAGGAATGCCCATTGGGTTTGTAAACTATGCAATGGCATTGTGTGAAAAGGCTTTACCCACTTTGAGGAGGCAGTGGAGAGGACTATGAGAACATGATGGGAATGGGACTGTGTCCACTGCCTCGCCTCTATGAAATGGAGCCTTTTGTGAGAATATGTCATGGTCATTTTCCTCTGAAACAATGTACTTTGGAAGCGGACCCACACTTGGCAGGCATCAATCTCCGCAGGTTAATGACAGGAAAATGAACAATGCCCCTTTTCTATTTTGGAGGGAAATTACTATCAGGCAGTGTGTGAAGGAAAACAACAGTATGAGTCTACAAGAGTGCAGACACAGATGTGGTGTGTTGTCCTTGCCGTAGACGCCTACCTCCGCTCACtcaaaggagagaaagagagatctCCTTTACAGCAAGAATGATCCTTGTTAATGGACCACGAGTGACCACTTATTGTGATCCAtcctaacaaaacaaaaatctcaTTTCCCTCAAATGAAAGCTGCTGGAAGCACCTGAATTAGGCCTTTCTCACTACAATGTACCGATTCATGCATCTCATTACATGAATGACACTGTTTCATTGTTGAGTGATGAATGAAGGCTATTTATCTTTTATCATCAATGTGCTGTTTAAAAGTAAAAGGTTTAATTGTTGCTGCCGTTCTCCCTGTTATATTCCATCTAAGCAGTACCATTATCTGCTTAATTTTCATTAATTTGTCACAGACTGTTAAAGTGACAGTTCAGTTCAATAGGTAAATTGAACAAGGTCAGGCACACATCTCAGTAGTTTATATAGTGGCACATTCATAGAATTATTGTGATACACAAGGCTACATAATCAACTGAGTAGTCAGATTTTTCACAACAATGTTTATACCATTATAAACCTCAATAAACACctatcaattttattttttataaaaatgtaacaaatactTTTTAATACTATTTACACCATAATACAAAGTCTACAAGTTCTTGTTTAACAGTCATTTACAATCATCAATGACTGCCATCTCCTGGCCAGACTGAATAACTACATAAGAATAGTCCCCAGCAGTTTCCCAGCAGACATTTTATACTGTCACAAGaggaaaagcacagatgttACTAATGACAGTAAGAAGCCCTGATAGTAATTTTAGAGTAATTTAAAGTATAATTGTAGCAATAGTCTACTTTTCtcataaacaataaataaaaataaatcctgtAAACAGCCAAACAGTGACCCAAACCAGATGATCCTATACCAAGTACCTGATACAGCTTTTTCCAAAACATTATTGAACCACACTATTGTACTGGATCACATGTTCCTTCATGACAGTAAACATGTAAAAAggaaatgtagtttattttgagtcagtCCCACATAAACCATCCTGCTGCCTTAAATACCTGCTGGGGCAACAATTCTGCTGCTGAGACCacagtgtccagctgttttaGTAAAAGTAAGAACCTTTTAGTAAACTTTTCTAAACTAAAAGAATATATCTGTGAGctgattttaaagatttacatccCTAGGGAGCAGTGGGGAAATAGCATGGGGAAATATATAGAGTATGACCGGCCTTATCTTTTACCACCAGGCCAGATGCTTGTTTTGCTGGTCTGGTTGAAGTTTTTAACTTAACACATTTTTTGACCTGATTAAGAAACAACTCGAACTGAAATGCTGTCTATTAGAATGCCAACTGTGGCTTTGGGCTAAGTGTATGGCGGTAACTTCATACCTATTGGCACTATTTTAACTGTCTTGCAACTTCACAAAGTGCATTTAACTGCACCCCTTCAATAATGAAGTTTTAACATTGCAACATTATATACAAGAGtaatcagtgtgtgttcattACTGCCTGAAATCATTGTTAGATGTAGTTTAGTGTGCAACAGAAGACATCTCTGAGCACAACTAAGCgaagctgtgtgtgtacagtatatgcaatcattttacaattttacaaCATTACTCAATTTTAACCATAAAATGCTATACAATTAAAATTGTGGGACTtaccttatttcctctctttcttctctttgtgtATCCAGGTATTCAGTCTGTAACAAGGTGGGATTCCTCTTGATACGGGAGTGTGCTGCTACTTCCAGGCTATCATGAACTAAACGATCCTTACTTTCATCATCACTTACATCgtcatcctcctcatctcccTGCTGTAACATGTCAGTATTTTCCTTTTGTGGGAGTATGTATTTGTTTGGATCCTGGTGGCCAATACGCAATTGTAGCTGCTGTTGGTAGTCTCTCTCCTGGGCCAAACTCTCTGTGTCCGACTCCAGAGAATGCCAACGGGGGTTCGGAGCTGCTCGTCTCTGATTCTCAGGAGGCTTCTTTTTCTCACTCTTCAGCACTCGATACATTGCTGTATGTTTGAGTCTTTTATCCATGCTTCACCATCTATGCAGGTGTTGAATGTTAGGAGGAGAGGGTTGCAGCAGGGTGGTAACTTAGAAACAGAAAGGTTTATGTTACAAAATAGACAGCAGGACGTAATAGCAAATAAGATTCATGTATTTTGTATGCTTTGAACCACACATATCTGTCTGGGTGATGagtagaaaaagacaaagagcaTCAAATCTGCTACTATACATGATTTGATGTCCTGTAAGTCCTAGACCCTCAAAAGGTGCTTCTGATAAGTTTTTAAAGTCAAAAAGCAGTAGGCTGTCCACTATACTCTATATGATATTCAGATTGCTTGTTTAACCAGCTTCATTTCTGCAGCTGTGCCAGAATTATTGGTTCTATGGTCTCTGCTTACCCTGCTCTCTAGTCAGCATTCTAACAAATGAGTCTATTCAGAGGCTGGAAAaccacagagaaaatgtttggaTGATCCAAATGCTTGTGTGACTGATTAAAAGTTAACAACACAGTTAGATTAAATGGGTGAATGAGTGGAGGCATGAAGAGACCCTTTATCACAGCTGACATGTGGACTTGTGCACAATGATGACTCAGGTTCATGTAGATGAAGTGTCTCTGTTAGACCAGTGAGGCAGCATGTAGCCCAGGAACTGACTCACTATCAATGGACTGCAGCCATCATTCATGTTATATATTACACCTGCTTTCACAAGCAAACAGCTAAAAGACGTTCAAAGGAAACGGATTTCCCTCTTGCAAAGCACTGGCCTGGCAGCCAAGTGAAATAGAAACAAACACAGTCTCATTTTTAATCCCGTTGAGATTTCCAAATTGATGAAAACTTCAGAAAAGCTGTTGTATACCGTTTTGTAAGTTATGTCTCTATATTTTGTATCGCTTAACTACCAATGTTACTTTAAAAGCTGGCAGCTAGCTTTGCAGCTATATTTTAGCCAAACGACGCCTGCAAAGAGGTAAACGTACAAAATAAATTCAACCACATAAAATATCTActatatgtattgtatttatagtaacaatagacaaaaaaaataaagctcaGCGGTGTAAATTCGTCGTTCATATTCATAGTAAGGCTGAGAGAAGTCGGTCAGACACTCACCTGTTTTCCTCCGTTAGTGAGCTCCTGCTCTGAAACCATAGAAACGGCGACGCACACATGCTGCCTTCATGGGTCCGTATATAAACTCCGACTTTCAACTGCTGAGATCGCAGCAGACATTTTGTCTCAACGTGCATAAAAACAGTGAAAGGTTTGGACACGCTTGAGAaagtgtccaaacttttgactggtccTGTAGGTGAACCTAAAAATAATGGCTCAGGGGAATTGTTCCAGCAAGCACACTACCAGAAGCAAGGACCTGGAAACAAAACACCCAAATGCGACAGGGCCATCATATGGCTTTTCTTAGTAAATGTATTCCTGTTGATGTAGCACCTATTATGAGCAAACATCCCACTAATAATCTGAGAGCACCTACACTAATCCATACACTAGACAGTGGTTCAGGAAGTCCTTTGTATCTGTAGCCATCAGACTTCACAATATCACAAGAGTGACTGGAACTACAATTACCTTTCATCCTCAATTCTTATTTTAGGTTTATTATATTTCTCATCTACACATTTGTGTAGATGTATGAAGCATTGGATACATTAATTTCCCCAATGGCATCTATCCATCCTAGTCTAGACACACCTGACAGTTAATTTCCCCCAATTGCATCTATATTGCAGTACTGTCTTTGAGTTACATTGTCATTAACTCCTATCACTTAGTTTAAACGTTTCTATAATATAGCCTTATACATTGTTTAACTTCCCTGGATATTCCTTCATCAGAAGCATTAAAAACAGTTTCATAAACACAATCAAGTTAAAATGTTACTAAAGCCAATAAGCCAGAGCATAACATCCACAACACAAACCTAACATGATCTGATTTCACAGCTACTGGGGTGACTATTTTCAGATTGAGGCGGAGCTCTGCAGTGCAAAAAATAAGGCAGTCAGAGGGtcacaagatttttttttattgtcaagtAAGTGACATCTCAGTATACAAAATACTTTAACATAAGTCACAGCTCAGTTGTGCCAACTACCGAGGTTGTTCCCAGTTGTGTCGCAAACAATGCAATATAAGTGATCCCTGAACCCAGTTTTTATTTTACGCTCTTTAGCTTGTTGTCACTTGTGCTATAAGAGGGTTTCTTTCTTGGAAAACATCTCTTGGAAGTTGCGGCTGAGAAGATGGAATGTTTAGTCGACCTCCTCGATGGTAGGGCCAGAGGATCCACCGCCACCGGGAGCTGCACCGCCGGCTCCGGGGAAGCCACCGGGCATGCCCTCAGGCATACCTCCTGGCATGCCACCAGCGCTCTGGTACAGCTTTGTGATGATGGGGTTGCACACCTTCTCAAGCTCCTTCTGTTGATGCTCATATTCATCCCTCTCAGCAGTCTGCAAAACAAGGAGATTATGGTGTTCAGAAAAGCTTGTGAATGTGCATTTAAGAATATGCTAATCATGCTTTTCTCAATAGATAAACTGCCTTCATAGAATCAGTTTTTACCTGGTTCTTGTCGAGCCAGCTGATAACCTCGTTGCACTTGTCTAAAATCTTCTGCTTGTCGTCGTCACTGATTTTGCCAGCGAGCTTCTCATCCTCCACTGTGGACTTCATGTTGAAAGCATAAGACTCCAGGCCATTCTTAGCAGACACCTTGTCACGCTGGACGTCATCCTCTGCCTTGTACTTCTCAGCTTCCTGA from Scomber japonicus isolate fScoJap1 chromosome 13, fScoJap1.pri, whole genome shotgun sequence includes:
- the jhy gene encoding jhy protein homolog, encoding MYRVLKSEKKKPPENQRRAAPNPRWHSLESDTESLAQERDYQQQLQLRIGHQDPNKYILPQKENTDMLQQGDEEDDDVSDDESKDRLVHDSLEVAAHSRIKRNPTLLQTEYLDTQREEREEISQLLSDDAYSDLRYDPNWRTNLIGADCFNNSPQSSFDEYYQIPKEKSSRLGEDKQEVVIKGGYRYICNTNPAVVATPHMAGNECDQPYRLHPQDGQISFVQSPHRHKHAVQLRSPEVDLSKPTDISTKNDRGGFEEKHQNSYDKAGVDISRSPELTENSEDINDVYIQEFQSDYHHELRRTQGGSIQTQQTSSSTLKSSKVLSNKKQERLNKDIVERNKITLGRHTSKYGSYARVHAVKQEMPQNLNKVHETRKEATTAESQEDSSDPEQRWLQKTQQLRVTQISKEKKAQRKETSSPSRQQQPPATGVKAEWGDCLSSPLASPAAVTQPKPQKMTSSQPLPPTIQFNINLNTTSQLLPFLQQNSDDAIMNLASPHESEIHTTALKWPLYCEEEDQKWSPNKPFPQNLSRTPTSTWSQGSGSYTVLPPIGKQMMVKETELCPPQSVNTTYPIYTHSSGGYLVQMEKQKQQRERVTYKAYSLKDYRQLKPVVSLQGLGPDYTATEKTKMKQQKLYSNVIREQNKKISRIPFLLAKDPEGNGKKVPRMKALEYAKTIARPPVQSQPKLRQKHQSEGFTEHTPHMEGLDVSQLATLELLRKRHEEEKQAVALFRKMHAV